From Pyrenophora tritici-repentis strain M4 chromosome 1, whole genome shotgun sequence, the proteins below share one genomic window:
- a CDS encoding TPR-12 multi-domain protein, translating into MQALEKVLLDALPATTTAILPATRHRRKVVVVHGLGGIGKTQLAVEFARKHHHQFSAVFWLNGSSAASLKQSFVDIAQKIPRGELTADGAAQLSDATVEADVAVRECQRWLSIPSNPHWLLLIDNVDRDHHDQEDPQAYHVQTFFPHADHGSILITSRLANLQRLGSGVNVGIVAAEQARAILNNNASRVVENADMVLELLRGLPLALTQAGSYMRETNMSASTYVKHYSRTWERLMKSEESFPLDEYGDRSVLTTWTMSYKQVQRKSEEAACLLKLWGFLDSGEVWYELIAAGSDPAAEVDAPAWLLAVAEDELAFGKAMGLLSRYSLAEGREGTDSHSMHSVLHRWCRYVAEKDEQQELGCLAAGLVAWSVPLNSDTESWKKRKRVMAHGLRVSGWIEDDSGLGKEKIVEALIRPDHFHNLGYLLDDEDGQRALQMYQRALQGKEKAWGLEHTSTLDTVNNLGILYADLGRLDEAEKMYQRALQGYEKAWGLEHTSTLDTVNSLGILYADLGRLDEAEKMYQRALQGYEKAWGLEHTSTLDTVNSLGNLYADLGQLNEAEKMYQRAL; encoded by the exons ATGCAAGCGCTCGAGAAGGTCCTTCTCGACGCCTTGCCCGCAACCACGACTGCGATCTTGCCCGCAACAAGGCATCGGCGGAAGGTCGTCGTCGTCCACGGCCTTGGCGGCATCGGCAAGACGCAGCTGGCGGTGGAGTTTGCACGGAAGCACCACCATCAGTTTAGTGCCGTGTTCTGGCTCAATGGGTCGTCTGCGGCTAGTCTGAAGCAGTCGTTTGTCGACATAGCGCAAAAAATCCCGCGCGGCGAGCTAACGGCGGATGGTGCAGCGCAGCTCAGCGATGCGACTGTGGAGGCTGATGTGGCGGTCCGCGAGTGTCAGCGGTGGCTGTCTATCCCGTCGAACCCACACTGGCTTTTGCTTATCGACAACGTAGATCGCGATCACCACGATCAAGAGGACCCACAGGCGTACCACGTGCAGACGTTCTTCCCGCATGCCGATCATGGCTCGATTCTAATCACGAGCCGGCTGGCTAATCTTCAAAGACTAGGCTCGGGAGTCAATGTGGGAATAGTAGCGGCAGAGCAAGCACGTGCTATATTGAATAACAACGCTAGCAGGGTAGTCGAGA ACGCCGACATGGTGCTTGAGCTCCTCCGTGGACTCCCTCTCGCCCTCACGCAAGCTGGGTCGTACATGCGCGAGACTAACATGTCAGCATCAACATATGTGAAGCACTACAGCCGAACATGGGAGCGGCTAATGAAGAGCGAAGAGAGCTTTCCGCTGGATGAGTATGGCGACCGAAGCGTGTTGACGACGTGGACCATGTCGTATAAGCAGGTGCAGCGGAAGAGCGAAGAAGCTGCTTGCCTGCTGAAGCTGTGGGGGTTCCTCGATAGCGGGGAGGTGTGGTATGAGCTAATCGCGGCAGGCTCAGACCCGGCAGCAGAAGTGGACGCTCCGGCGTGGCTGCTTGCGGTCGCAGAGGACGAGCTGGCGTTCGGCAAGGCCATGGGGCTGTTGTCGCGCTACTCACTCGCAGAGGGGAGAGAAGGTACAGACAGTCACTCGATGCACTCGGTGTTGCACCGATGGTGCAGATACGTGGCGGAAAAGGACGAGCAGCAAGAGCTAGGTTGCTTAGCGGCAGGGCTGGTGGCGTGGAGTGTGCCTCTAAATTCAGACACAGAATCATGGAAGAAGCGAAAGCGGGTTATGGCGCATGGTCTGCGTGTCAGTGGATGGATTGAGGATGACAGCGGATTAGGTAAGGAGAAGATAGTTGAGGCATTGATAAGACCAGACCATTTTCATAACCTTGGGTACTTGCTCGATGACGAAGACGGGCAGCGAGCACTGCAGATGTACCAGCGGGCGCTGCAAGGCAAAGAGAAGGCGTGGGGACTAGAGCACACATCAACACTCGACACAGTCAACAACTTGGGCATCCTCTATGCGGATCTAGGCCGGCTTGACGAGGCTGAGAAGATGTACCAGCGGGCGCTGCAAGGCTACGAGAAGGCATGGGGACTAGAGCACACATCAACACTCGACACAGTTAACAGCTTGGGCATCCTCTATGCGGATCTAGGCCGGCTTGACGAGGCTGAGAAGATGTACCAGCGGGCGCTGCAAGGCTACGAGAAGGCATGGGGACTAGAGCACACATCAACACTCGACACAGTTAACAGCTTGGGCAACCTCTATGCGGACCTAGGCCAGCTTAACGAGGCGGAGAAGATGTACCAGCGGGCGCTGTAA
- a CDS encoding Z1 domain containing protein translates to MSTSQADVVQRQHVTPPPSLTDQPLTPPLTDKKPFAGALHVIALFREIQQGRNTTRDTQIEFELAEGEYDHIERTLQQDHVLWGYVQDKIRYDYDEDQCRLVVRMPTETHELFIDAVEDDIRSQLKKIRNGSGKQAEFAQKVRPARSTEIRFDTSALSSKSKYEPDASFKHKDAQYPGVIIEVAYSQKKKRLVRLAENYLLDSDANVRVVVGLDIAYGKESRKATLSLWRPQLFDTPDGPELRAVDMVVDEAFRDDEGNPVDHPGIQLRLSDFTSKGLARKEIGDEDADICISGIQLCRYIDAAESNVRRALWTESLDNNVKKRKRSETPPEEIQSSDEAKYAKQEERAAKRTDCDTDYQDKSSTKSLSD, encoded by the exons ATGTCGACATCGCAAGCAGATGTAGTgcagcgccagcacgtcacGCCGCCCCCAAGTTTAACTGACCAGCCTTTGACGCCTCCGCTGACGGACAAGAAGCCATTCGCGGGAGCGCTCCACGTTATTGCACTTTTTAGGGAAATTCAGCAAGGAAGAAATACCACGAGGGACACGCAGATAGAGTTTGAGCTTGCAGAAGGAGAGTACGATCACATAGAGAGGACGCTCCAGCAAGACCATGTACTTTGGGGATACGTGCAGGACAAGATACG TTATGACTACGACGAGGATCAGTGCAGACTAGTCGTTCGCATGCCTACCGAGACGCACGAACTCTTCATCGACGCAGTAGAGGATGACATTCGAAGCCAGCTGAAAAAGATACGGAACGGATCAGGGAAGCAGGCTGAATTCGCGCAGAAAGTGCGTCCAGCCCGATCAACCGAGATACGTTTCGACACCAGCGCTTTGTCTAGCAAATCAAAGTACGAGCCTGACGCGTCATTCAAGCATAAGGATGCACAATATCCGGGCGTCATTATCGAAGTCGCATACTctcagaagaagaagcgctTAGTTCGGTTGGCCGAGAACTATCTTTTAGATTCAGATGCCAACGTACGGGTGGTCGTCGGTCTAGACATTGCGTACGGCAAGGAATCGCGCAAAGCAACCTTGTCGTTATGGCGGCCCCAATTATTCGATACTCCTGACGGCCCTGAATTACGAGCTGTGGATATGGTCGTGGATGAG GCTTTCCGCGACGATGAAGGAAACCCCGTCGATCATCCTGGCATACAGCTACGCCTCAGCGATTTCACCAGTAAGGGACTTGCACGAAAGGAAATTGGAGATGAGGATGCAGACATTTGCATTTCTGGAATACAGCTCTGCCGATATATTGATGCTGCGGAGAGCAACGTACGGCGAGCACTGTGGACAGAATCTTTAGATAATAATGTGAAGAAGCGGAAACGGTCTGAAACACCTCCTGAGGAGATCCAGTCAAGCGATGAAGCCAAGTATGCTAAGCAAGAGGAGAGAGCAGCGAAGCGTACAGATTGTGACACGGATTACCAGGACAAATCATCGACCAAAAGTCTTTCAGACTAG